One part of the Glycine soja cultivar W05 chromosome 11, ASM419377v2, whole genome shotgun sequence genome encodes these proteins:
- the LOC114374809 gene encoding dihydroflavonol 4-reductase-like isoform X1 produces MEEAVFLKTVKKSKGEIIGSSSATYCVTGATGYLGSWLVEALLERGYTVHATVRDHVYALSKLLTEEAAFKFAKENGIDLVSVITTTVAGPFFTASVPSSVKVLLSPITDEPEFFKILSAVNARIGSIALVHIEDIYSAHIFLMEHSNAEGRYICSSQSCPLSMLANLLAKEHSYSNKKRQRLRN; encoded by the exons ATGGAGGAAGCAGTTTTTCTTAAGACGGTGAAGAAGAGCAAAGGTGAAATAATTGGTTCTTCTTCTGCAACATACTGTGTTACCGGAGCAACTGGGTACCTTGGTTCATGGCTTGTGGAGGCTCTTCTTGAAAGAGGGTACACTGTTCATGCCACTGTTAGAGATCATG TTTATGCACTTTCAAAGCTTCTAACAGAAGAGGCAGCATTTAAGTTTGCAAAAGAGAATGGCATTGATCTTGTGTCAGTCATAACAACCACTGTTGCTGGCCCATTCTTCACTGCTAGTGTACCATCAAGTGTTAAAGTCCTACTGTCACCAAtaacag ATGAACCTGAGTTCTTCAAGATATTATCTGCTGTAAATGCACGAATAGGGTCAATTGCTTTAGTTCACATTGAAGATATATACAGTGCGCACATATTCCTAATGGAGCATTCTAATGCAGAAGGTCGATACATATGCAGCAGCCAAAGTTGTCCATTGTCTATGTTGGCTAATCTTCTTGCCAAAGAGCATTCCTACTCAAATAAGAAAAGGCAACGTTTGAGAAATTAG
- the LOC114374809 gene encoding dihydroflavonol 4-reductase-like isoform X2, with protein sequence MEEAVFLKTVKKSKGEIIGSSSATYCVTGATGYLGSWLVEALLERGYTVHATVRDHVYALSKLLTEEAAFKFAKENGIDLVSVITTTVAGPFFTASVPSSVKVLLSPITEGRYICSSQSCPLSMLANLLAKEHSYSNKKRQRLRN encoded by the exons ATGGAGGAAGCAGTTTTTCTTAAGACGGTGAAGAAGAGCAAAGGTGAAATAATTGGTTCTTCTTCTGCAACATACTGTGTTACCGGAGCAACTGGGTACCTTGGTTCATGGCTTGTGGAGGCTCTTCTTGAAAGAGGGTACACTGTTCATGCCACTGTTAGAGATCATG TTTATGCACTTTCAAAGCTTCTAACAGAAGAGGCAGCATTTAAGTTTGCAAAAGAGAATGGCATTGATCTTGTGTCAGTCATAACAACCACTGTTGCTGGCCCATTCTTCACTGCTAGTGTACCATCAAGTGTTAAAGTCCTACTGTCACCAAtaacag AAGGTCGATACATATGCAGCAGCCAAAGTTGTCCATTGTCTATGTTGGCTAATCTTCTTGCCAAAGAGCATTCCTACTCAAATAAGAAAAGGCAACGTTTGAGAAATTAG
- the LOC114374426 gene encoding uncharacterized protein LOC114374426, protein MPTVWFSLKRSLHCKSEPSDVHDPKTRKQLTTILTKKGGGSSRSGCSRSIANLKDVIHGSKRHLEKPPSCSPRSIGSSEFLNPITHEVILSNSRCELKITGYGGFQEGGVGSDGGGGGANNGGVNNSSDLSTFVGTLRPGTPGPGGHPTMHYFNPSFRTSSTPPRKSPFLSSDKEGSGLHGVGVLGPHSSTRVPLETDSNVSSTVTCHKCGEQFNKWEAAEAHHLSKHAVTELVEGDSSRKIVEIICRTSWLKSENQCGRIERVLKVHNMQKTLARFEEYRELVKIKASKLPKKHPRCLADGNELLRFYGTTVACSLGLSGSSSLCLSEKCCVCRIIRNGFSAKEELKGGIGVFTTSTSGRAFECIEVFDHDPSLRKALIVCRVIAGRVHRPLENIQEMAGQTGFDSLAGKVGLYSNIEELYLLNARALLPCFVVICKP, encoded by the exons atgccAACTGTGTGGTTCTCTTTGAAGAGGTCTCTACACTGCAAATCAGAGCCATCAGATGTTCATGACCCCAAAACAAGGAAGCAGTTAACCACAATCTTGACCAAAAAGGGAGGAGGGTCAAGTAGGTCAGGTTGTTCAAGGTCCATAGCAAATCTCAAAGATGTAATCCATGGTAGCAAGAGGCATCTAGAGAAGCCACCAAGTTGCAGCCCAAGATCCATAGGTAGCAGTGAGTTTCTCAACCCAATAACTCATGAAGTGATCCTAAGCAACTCAAGGTGTGAGCTGAAAATCACTGGCTATGGAggtttccaagaaggaggggttGGAAGTGatggtggaggtggtggtgccAATAATGGGGGTGTCAATAATAGTAGTGATTTGAGTACCTTTGTTGGCACTTTAAGGCCTGGCACTCCTGGCCCTGGAGGGCACCCTACAATGCACTACTTCAACCCTTCTTTTAGGACTTCATCCACTCCTCCAAGGAAATCTCCTTTCCTTTCATCAGATAAAGAAGGGTCAGGTTTGCATGGTGTTGGAGTTCTTGGACCTCATTCTAGCACAAGGGTACCTCTTGAGACAGATTCAAATGTGTCTTCCACTGTCACTTGCCACAAATGTGGAGAGCAATTCAACAAATGGGAAGCTGCTGAAGCTCATCATCTCTCCAAGCATGCTG TTACTGAACTTGTGGAAGGTGATTCATCAAGGAAAATAGTGGAGATAATATGCAGGACTAGCTGGTTGAAGTCTGAGAACCAATGCGGTAGAATTGAGAGAGTTTTGAAAGTGCATAACATGCAAAAGACACTGGCTAGGTTTGAGGAGTATAGAGAGTTGGTGAAAATCAAAGCTAGTAAACTCCCCAAGAAACATCCAAGGTGCCTTGCTGATGGCAATGAGCTTTTGAGGTTCTATGGAACCACTGTTGCATGCTCTCTTGGTCTCAGTGGCTCTTCCAGCTTGTGTTTATCTGAAAAGTGTTGTGTTTGTAGAATCATCAGAAATGGGTTTTCTGCCAAAGAGGAACTCAAGGGTGGAATAGGTGTTTTCACTACTTCCACAAGTGGAAGGGCTTTTGAATGTATTGAGGTTTTTGACCATGACCCTTCATTGAGAAAAGCACTTATAGTATGCAGAGTCATTGCTGGCAGGGTCCATAGACCTCTGGAGAACATTCAGGAAATGGCAGGACAAACAGGCTTTGATTCGTTGGCTGGGAAAGTTGGTCTTTATTCAAATATTGAGGAGCTTTATTTGCTCAATGCTAGAGCTCTTCTTCCTTGCTTTGTGGTAATTTGCAAGCCATGA
- the LOC114375621 gene encoding probable histone H2A.1: MASRGKTQGSGTTKKGISRSNKAGLQFPVGRIARYLKIGKYADRIGSGAPVYLASVLEYLAAEVLELAGNAAMDNKKTRIMPRHIQLAVRNDEELSRLLGDVTIASGGVTPNIHNMLLPKKVGTSTSTFMGPSADDDDA, translated from the exons ATGGCAAGTCGAGGAAAAACCCAGGGATCTGGCACAACCAAAAAGGGCATCTCCCGAAGCAACAAAGCTGGTCTCCAATTCCCAGTTGGTCGTATTGCTCGATACCTCAAGATTGGCAAGTATGCTGACCGTATCGGTTCTGGCGCTCCCGTGTATCTCGCCTCTGTTCTTGAATATCTTGCTGCTGAG GTTTTGGAGTTAGCGGGGAATGCCGCAATGGACAACAAGAAGACTCGTATTATGCCTCGCCATATCCAATTGGCTGTTAGGAATGATGAAGAGTTGAGCAGGCTTCTCGGAGATGTGACTATCGCCAGTGGTGGTGTGACACCTAACATTCACAACATGTTGCTGCCTAAGAAGGTTGGGACCTCGACCTCAACCTTTATGGGTCCTAGTGCCGATGATGACGACGCTTAA
- the LOC114373664 gene encoding probable histone H2A.3: MAGRGKTLGSSAAKKATSRSSKAGLQFPVGRIARFLKAGKYAERVGAGAPVYLAAVLEYLAAEVLELAGNAARDNKKTRIVPRHIQLAVRNDEELSKLLGDVTIANGGVMPNIHNLLLPKKAGGSSKGAAADDDS, encoded by the exons ATGGCAGGTCGTGGCAAAACCCTAGGATCCAGCGCCGCCAAGAAGGCCACCTCAAGGAGCAGCAAAGCCGGCCTCCAATTCCCCGTCGGCCGTATCGCCCGTTTCCTCAAGGCCGGAAAATACGCCGAGCGCGTCGGCGCCGGTGCTCCCGTTTACCTCGCCGCTGTCCTCGAATATCTCGCAGCCGAG GTTTTGGAGTTGGCTGGAAACGCTGCGAGAGACAATAAGAAGACTCGAATTGTGCCGCGCCACATTCAATTGGCGGTGAGGAACGACGAAGAATTGAGCAAGCTTCTTGGTGACGTCACCATCGCTAACGGTGGCGTTATGCCCAACATTCACAATCTTCTCCTTCCCAAGAAGGCCGGTGGCTCATCCAAGGGCGCTGCTGCTGACGATGACTCTTAA
- the LOC114375328 gene encoding formin-like protein 5, whose protein sequence is MAIQQYMGIITVIFCIILAFNIMAVVSIEEKKTQEEFIGQLFDPASGLLTEDTAEVLWITCREDFILLKKEVGDLDLCLPKESYRNTNEISSAIGSIARENIKKLISTCYPQLKENVLHCLRKNNFPFNVLQQEGDSKIWHATYMGSLSSRRYLGRVFPQHVSEISIKEDESPKRNKPKDQDSDKKDKKKKSKSSDSKDENKNTSMAIITIVAILVAALFFLCCCRRCCGSGRVSQNDERPLLSMSINDYSVGSSSNNNPYKNSIKEEKIGFQSSSNTILVDDKNNSMKQIQLAGVAASAATRPPFELNPPPGRVANNGVLPLKPPPGRPDLLPPDPCSIKPSDSSIVPSPPPPPPPPPGPPPPPPPPSGGPRPPPPPSNGPRAPPPPPLRGKPGPRPPPPPRVGGGPPRAPPPFGSKVAKTQEEVGANSEGDQANATNKAKLKPFFWDKVQANSDQTMVWNQLKAGSFQFNEEMMETLFCYNTTPVDKSKGQQKKETSSPAASPQYIQIIDSKKSQNLSILLKALNVTIEEVCDALLEGNELPTEFLQSLLKMAPTSEEELKLRLFNGNLAQLGPADRFLKALVDIPFAFKRMEALLYMGTLQEELTSTRESFAILEVACKTLRSSRLFLKLLEAVLKTGNRMNDGTFRGGAQAFKLDTLLKLSDVKGVDGKTTLLHFVVLEIMRTEGIRAARMAKESHSFSSIKTDDLLEDISFESEDQYRELGLQVVSRLSSELENVKKAAALDADALIGTTSRLGHGLIKTRDFVNKDLSDIDDDKGFHETVKSFVEKAEVDVTSLLEEEKQIMALVKNTGDYFHGDSGKDEGLRLFMIVRDFLVMLDKECKEIKNAPKKPVVKNVKREASNHSRKSSSSENHPLPSDIRQRMFTAVVANTRMDDFSSDDESP, encoded by the exons ATGGCAATTCAACAATATATGGGTATCATTACGGTTATATTTTGCATCATTTTGGCTTTTAATATTATGGCAGTAGTCAGCATtgaagagaagaaaactcaAGAAGAATTCATTGGCCAACTATTTGATCCAGCATCTGGACTATTGACTGAAGACACG GCAGAGGTACTATGGATCACTTGCAGGGaagattttattcttttaaagaaaGAAGTTGGAGATCTTGACTTATGCCTCCCAAAGGAATCATACAGAAACACCAATGAAATTAGTTCAGCAATTGGCTCAATAGCTAGAGAAAACATCAAAAAATTGATTAGTACATGTTATCCTCAGTTAAAGGAAAATGTTCTTCACTGTTTgagaaaaaacaattttccATTCAATGTTCTCCAGCAAGAGGGTGACTCCAAGATTTGGCATGCCACTTACATGGGATCACTTTCTTCTAGAAGATATTTGGGTCGAGTTTTTCCCCAGCACGTATCAGAAATATCAATCAAGGAAGATGAATCACCAAAAAGGAATAAGCCTAaggatcaagactccgataaaaaagacaaaaaaaagaagtcCAAGTCTTCTGACTCTAAGGACGAAAACAAAAACACATCTATGGCTATAATTACAATAGTGGCAATTTTAGTTGCTGCATTGTTCTTTTTATGTTGTTGTCGTCGATGTTGTGGGAGTGGTCGAGTTAGCCAAAATGACGAGAGGCCCCTTCTTAGCATGAGCATAAATGACTACTCAGTTG GTTCTTCTTCCAATAACAATCCATATAAAAACTCAATAAAAGAGGAGAAAATTGGGTTTCAATCATCAAGTAATACAATATTGGTTGATGACAAGAATAACTCAATGAAGCAAATTCAATTAGCAGGAGTTGCTGCTAGTGCTGCAACAAGACCACCATTTGAGTTAAATCCTCCTCCGGGGAGAGTAGCAAATAATGGAGTGCTTCCTTTGAAACCTCCTCCTGGAAGGCCTGATCTTCTTCCTCCTGATCCGTGTTCAATTAAGCCTTCTGATAGTTCCATTGTTCCTTCTCCTCCACCTCCCCCACCTCCTCCACCTGGACCTCCTCCACCTCCTCCACCTCCTAGCGGTGGCCCTCGACCACCGCCTCCTCCTAGCAATGGCCCTAGagctcctccaccaccaccacttagAGGCAAGCCTGGTCCTAGACCTCCACCACCTCCTAGAGTTGGTGGAGGTCCTCCAAGAGCACCACCCCCATTTGGTTCAAAGGTTGCTAAGACTCAGGAAGAAGTTGGAGCTAATTCTGAAGGTGATCAAGCTAATGCTACTAATAAAGCTAAGCTAAAGCCTTTTTTCTGGGATAAGGTTCAAGCTAACTCAGATCAAACAATGGTCTGGAATCAACTCAAAGCAGGATCATTCCA GTTTAATGAAGAAATGATGGAGACGCTTTTTTGCTATAATACTACGCCTGTGGACAAAAGCAAAGGGCAACAAAAGAAAGAGACTTCCTCCCCGGCAGCTTCACCTCAATATATACAGATCATTGACTCAAagaaatcacaaaatttatctATTCTATTAAAAGCATTGAATGTGACAATAGAAGAAGTCTGTGATGCACTTCTTGAAG GAAATGAGCTCCCCACAGAATTCCTCCAATCTTTACTGAAGATGGCACCAACATCAGAGGAAGAACTTAAGCTTAGACTTTTCAATGGTAATTTAGCCCAACTTGGTCCTGCGGATAGGTTCCTAAAAGCCCTAGTTGACATTCCATTTGCTTTTAAACGAATGGAAGCACTACTTTACATGGGTACTCTTCAAGAAGAACTCACTAGTACTCGAGAATCTTTTGCAATTTTAGAG GTTGCCTGCAAAACGCTAAGAAGCAGTAGATTGTTCCTCAAGCTTCTTGAAGCCGTTCTCAAAACCGGCAACCGTATGAACGATGGAACGTTCCGTGGTGGCGCACAAGCATTCAAACTCGATACACTTCTGAAACTATCTGATGTAAAAGGAGTAGATGGCAAGACCACTCTCCTACACTTCGTTGTTCTAGAGATAATGCGAACCGAGGGCATAAGAGCTGCACGAATGGCAAAAGAGAGCCATAGTTTCTCTAGCATAAAAACAGATGATCTTCTTGAAGACATTTCTTTTGAATCAGAAGACCAATACCGCGAACTTGGCCTTCAAGTGGTTTCACGTTTGAGCAGTGAACTCGAGAATGTGAAGAAAGCAGCAGCGTTAGATGCTGATGCATTGATAGGAACAACCTCTAGACTAGGCCATGGACTCATAAAAACAAGAGATTTTGTAAACAAAGACCTAAGTGACATAGATGATGACAAAGGCTTTCATGAGACAGTGAAGAGTTTTGTGGAGAAAGCTGAGGTTGATGTCACGAGTTTGCTAGAAGAAGAGAAGCAAATCATGGCCCTAGTGAAGAACACTGGTGATTACTTTCATGGGGACTCAGGGAAGGATGAAGGGTTGAGATTGTTTATGATAGTACGTGATTTCTTGGTAATGTTGGATAAGGAGTGCAAGGAGATTAAGAATGCACCAAAGAAGCCGGTAGTGAAAAATGTGAAGAGAGAAGCTTCTAATCATTCTAGAAAGTCGTCTTCCTCAGAAAATCATCCTCTTCCTTCTGATATCCGTCAGAGAATGTTTACAGCAGTAGTGGCAAATACAAGGATGGATGACTTTAGTTCTGATGATGAGAGTCCTTAA